ATATTATAAACCTTTTTCATCCTTTGAATTTCTCCTCTCCGGCAGCACTTCCGGCCGCCCAACCGGTAGACCAGGCAATTTGTAAATTAAAGCCTCCGGTCACTGCATCAAGATCCAGCACTTCTCCTGCAAAATAAAGACCTGGAAGAAGCTTGGATTCCAGGGTGGAGGGATTTACCTCCTTAACGGAAACACCGCCCTGGGTGATAATGGCCTCATTGTAGCCCCGAAGTCCTGTAAGCGTCAGAACAAAGCCTTTGGTTGCCCGGACAAGCCGCTGACGTTCTTCCCTGGTGATTTCATTGACTTTCTTTTCCGGTGGGATTTTGCTTACATCCACCATGACAGGCACCAGCTTGGAAGGATACAAATGCTCCAGAGAATTCTTAAACTGCTTATTTGCAGCCTCTTCAAAATCCCGTAAGATCCTGGCATCAAGCTGTTCTTCGGAAAGAGCCGGTTTTAAGTCAATGGAAAGAGTCAGGGGCCCTTTTTTCAGTTCCTTTACCGCATAGCTGCTGGCGCTTAAAAGGACCGGACCGCTGACCCCGTAATGGGTGAACAGCATTTCCCCGAATTCCTTATAAACCACCTTTTTTCCGTTTAATATGGAAGCCTCCACATTGCGAAGGGACAGGCCCTGCAGTTCCTTTACCAATGGTTCCTCTACCACAAAGGGAACCAGGGCAGGAGAAAGAGACGTGACTTTATGGCCGGCTTCCTTTGCCAGCTCATAGCCGTCTCCTGTGGAGCCGGTTGCCTGATAGGACAATCCGCCGCATGCCACGATTACAGCATCTCCGTACACCTTTGATTTTTTACCACCGTCTTTTAAAACCAGTCCTGAAAGTCTGCCGTCTTCTATCAAAAGCTTCTCCGCCTGGGCGCGGTAATGGATGGAAACCCCAAGCTCCAAAAGCCTTTTTGTAAGAGCCTTAATTACGTCCGAAGACTTGTCCGATGCCGGAAATACCCGGTTGCCCCGCTCTGTCTTTAAAGAACATCCAAGCTCTTCTAAAAGGTCCATCATATCAAAATTGGTAAAGCCATAAAAGCTGCTGTAAAGGAATTTAGCATTGGTCACTACGTTTCCAAACAACTCCTCAGTATCACCGGCATTGGTCA
The nucleotide sequence above comes from Lacrimispora sp. BS-2. Encoded proteins:
- a CDS encoding NAD(P)/FAD-dependent oxidoreductase, with the translated sequence MNTVLIVGGGAAGMLAGIAAAMKGSTVHIFEKNEKLGKKVYITGKGRCNVTNAGDTEELFGNVVTNAKFLYSSFYGFTNFDMMDLLEELGCSLKTERGNRVFPASDKSSDVIKALTKRLLELGVSIHYRAQAEKLLIEDGRLSGLVLKDGGKKSKVYGDAVIVACGGLSYQATGSTGDGYELAKEAGHKVTSLSPALVPFVVEEPLVKELQGLSLRNVEASILNGKKVVYKEFGEMLFTHYGVSGPVLLSASSYAVKELKKGPLTLSIDLKPALSEEQLDARILRDFEEAANKQFKNSLEHLYPSKLVPVMVDVSKIPPEKKVNEITREERQRLVRATKGFVLTLTGLRGYNEAIITQGGVSVKEVNPSTLESKLLPGLYFAGEVLDLDAVTGGFNLQIAWSTGWAAGSAAGEEKFKG